The nucleotide sequence CGGGTGCGCCCTTCATCCAGTTCACCTATTCGGTGGCGCCGCCGATTCCGAAATCCTTGCCGGGAATCCGCACCCAGGCCTCCGAGCGGGTCTGGATGAACCTGCCGCCCGCGCGGGTCTGGGTTTATCGCAAGGGCTAAATTTTCTTAGCTAGCGGGATCGGACTCCCTCTCCCCAGCGGGGAGAGGGTTGGGGTGAGGGGACCTAGATTTATCGATAGATTCTACGCCCTCACCCGGCACGCTTCGCGTGCCGACCTCTCCCCACGGGAGAGGTGACAAGAAGAGGCGAGCGGGGCCGCGCCTTTTGCGTCTCAAAATCCGCCAAGCTATAAACCTGTCGCGCCTTCGCCCTGTCCGGAGGTGACAGGGACATCATGGCCGCGCTGAAAATCCTCGTCATTCCCGGCTCGCTGCGCACTGGCTCGTTCAACGCGCGACTGGCCGCCGTGGTGGTCAAGGAACTGGCGCTGCTCGACGTCGACGTCACGCTGATCTCGCTCAGCGATTATCCGCTGCCGATCTACGACGGCGACCTTGAAGTGAAATCCGGCGTGCCGGCCAACGCCGTCAATCTCAAGCGGATGATCGGCGCGCATCACGGCGTTTTCATCGTCAGCCCGGAATACAATTCCTCGGTGCCGCCGCTGCTGAAGAACAGTATCGACTGGGTGACGCGGGTGCGCGACCGCAATGAGACGTTCGGCCAGGTGTTTCGCGAGCGCGCCTTCGCGATCGGGGCGGCGTCCGACGGAAAATTCGGCGGGCTGCGCGTGCTGATGGCGCTGCGCCAGGTTCTGGCGCTCGGCTGCGGCGCGACGGTGGTGCCGAAACAGATGGCGCTGTCGTTTGCGGGTCAGGCGTTCGACGACATGGATCGCCTGAAAGATCCGGCCGACGCCGAATTGCTGCGCGGGACCTTGCGCCAGTTGATCGACACCTCCCAACAGATGATGTGAGTCGTTATGAAGCCCACCCATGTTGAGTCCCGCGACCGGCTGATCGTTGCGCTCGATCTTTCCAGCGTCGAGGCGGCAGAAGCGCTGATCGCGCGGCTTGGCGACAGCGTGACGTTCTACAAGATCGGCTACCAGCTTGGTTATGCCGGCGGGCTTGCGCTGGTGCCGAAACTGGCGGAGCGCGGCAAGAAGGTGTTCGTCGATCTCAAGCTGCACGACATCGGCAACACGGTTGCCAAGGGTGTCGAGAGCATCGCCAAACTCGGCGCAACCTTTCTGACGGTGCATGCCTATCCGCAGACCATGAAGGCGGCGGCCGAGGCGCGCGGCTCGTCCCTGAAAATTCTCGCGGTCACGGTTCTCACGTCCTACGACGACGACGACCTGCACGCGGCAGGTTTTCGCTTCGGCGTCTCCGACCTGGTCGAGGCGCGCGCGCTGCAGGCGCAGGCGCTCGGCATCGACGGTCTGGTGTGTTCCGGCGAAGAGGCTGCGACCGTGCGCGGCATCGTCGGCGCGCAGATGGCGCTGGTGACGCCGGGCATCCGTCCCGCAGGCAGCGCGGTCGGTGACCAGAAGCGTATCATGACGCCGGGCCGCGCCATCGCGGCGGGCGCGGATTATCTTGTGGTCGGACGGCCGGTGGTGGAAGCCGCCGATCCGAAAGCGGCGGCGGAGGCCATCGTCGCCGAAATCGTTCAGGCTGGCGGCTGAAATCAAAAAAGGGAGAACAACAATGCCCAAGGGTTACTGGATCGCGCGCATCGACGTTCACGACCTCGAGGCCTATAAAAGGGATTACGTCGCGCACAACGGCGCGGTGTTCAAGAAGTACGGCGCGAAGTTTCTGGTGCGCGGCGGCATCCATGAAGCGCATGAAGGACCGGCGCGCTCGCGCAACGTCGTGATCGAGTTCAAGGACTATGAGACCGCGCTGGCCTGTTACCGCTCGCCGGAATATGCCGATCTGATCGCCAAACGCGCTCCGCATTCCAACGGCGAGATCGTCATCATCGAAGGCTATGACGGCCCGCAGCCGTAAGTGCAAATGTGATCCGTCTGAATTGATGGATGCTCTCTCCGGTCATTCCCGCGAAAGCGGGAATCCAGCAGCTCGGAACACTGGGTCCCCGCTTTCGCGGGGACGAGCGGAGATGAAAGCTAGGTAGCTTACTTCCCCATTCCGTTCTCGGGCACGATCAGCGGCACGAATCCGAACACGTGGCTGCTGTCGGGATCGACCAGCACGCGCACAGCGTGAACCAGCGTGTCGCCATAGACCATCAGCTTGTTGACGCCGGGTATCGGCTTGCCCTTACTGTTGCGCAGCGGCGCGATTGAAAAATAGTGCTCGTCGCCATGGATCAGCAGCACCGGCTTGCCGAAGCTTGTCGCGCCGGCCTCGATGGCGTCGAGCATTCTGGTAAAGCCGGACTGACGCGGCATCGCCCCGTTCGGGAATCGCGCTTCGTTGAACTCCGCCTGCATGAACAGCACCGCGGCCTTGGCGTTGTCGGCCTTGGCCTTGGCGAAGCTTGCATCGATCCAGGCGACGTTGGCCTTGTCGCGGGCGAAGAACTCCGTCACCGCTTCAGGGTCATGCGCCTCGAAGCCATTGTTGGAGCCCGGCACATTCGCCGTCAGGAACATCACGCCGTTTGTCGCGAAACGCGTGTTCTCCACGTAGGTTGAAAATTCCGGCATCAGCAGCGCCTGGCTCTCCACATCGAGCGGGGTCTTGCCCAGGGACTTCGTCGGTGTCGCGAAAAACATCTCGCGCAGCTTCATAAGCCGCTCGCGCGGATTGTAGCCGCCGGCTGCCGTGCGATGGCAGTCGATCCATTCGTTGTCGCCGATGGTGTAGACCACCGCGCCTTCGAAGGTCTGGATCTGATCGTAGGATGTTTTCAGAACCTCGTCGCTGCACGGCAGCGCCCCGGACTTGATGTCGCCCACGTGCAGGGTGAAGGCGGGCTTCAGCGCGTTGACCGCCGCGATCAGCCGGTCGAACTTCGTGGTGTCGTCCGGCAGATTGTAGGGCATGTCGCCGAGTGCCACGAACGAGAACGCGTTGTCGCCGCCGATCCGCTCCGCCGCCGACGCAGGCATCAACGAGGTTGCGATCGTGAGCATCGCGGCGGTGACGGCAGGGAGCAGGCGCATGGGTGGTTTCCTTCGGGGTGTCCCTCAATAGGTCCGTCGCGTGACCCTTGCATGACTCCCGGCAGGGCTGTCCAGCCGCGCAAGGCAGGCGGCTGCGCCGGGAGGCTGCGGTTGCCGCCGTGCCCCCGCGCCGCTATACCGCCAAAGTAGTTTCTGAAACGGGTTTTGAGGGCTGGAAATGGCCGATATGCGCCTGATCGTTGCTGGAGCCGGGGGCCGGATGGGCCGGACCCTGATCCGCGCCATTGCCGAGACGGAGGGCGTCACGCTCGCCGGCGCGCTGGAAGCGCCGGGCTCTGAGTTGCTGGGCCAGGATGCCGGCGTGCTCGCCGGGCTTCCCGCCAACGGCGTCGAACTTTCCGGCGACCTCTGGACCCTGTCGAAAAACGCCGACGGCATTCTCGACTTCACCGTGCCCGCCGCGACCATCGCCAATGTCGCCATTGCCGCCCAGCGCGGCATCGTCCACGTCATCGGCACCACCGGCCTGTCGGCGTCGGACAACGCGGTCATCAAGAGCGTGACCTCGCAGGCCATCGTCGTGCAGTCCGGTAACATGAGCCTCGGCGTCAATCTCTTGGCCGCACTGGTGAAGCAGGTATCGAAGTCGCTCGATGAGGATTTCGACATCGAGATTCTCGAAATGCACCACAGGCAGAAGATCGACGCGCCGTCGGGCACCGCTTACCTGCTCGGGCAGGCGGCGGCGGACGGACGCGGCATCGATCTCGCGCAGCGCTCGGTGCGCTCGCGCGATGGATATACCGGCGCGCGCAATCCGGGCGACATTGGTTTCGCGACACTGCGCGGCGGCACCGCCACCGGCGATCATACCGTGATCTTCGCAGGTCCCTATGAACGCATCGAGCTTGCGCACAAGTCGGAGGATCGCATGATCTTCGCGCGCGGCGCGCTGAAGGCGGCGATGTGGGCGCAGGGCAAGAAGCCCGGACATTATTCGATGACCGACGTGCTCGGTCTCAGCAGCAGCTAGGAAAATCGGATCACCGTCATTGCGAGCGCAGCGAAGCAATCCAGAAACGACAAGGCCAAGACTGGATTGCTTCGTCGCTTTGCTCCTCGCAATGACGACTGACTGTTACGGCGTCACTACTTCAACAACCGGAATCAAAGAATGAGCGACCGTCTTCTCGTCCTCGTGCGTCACGGCCAGAGCGAATGGAATCTGAAGAATCTTTTCACCGGCTGGAAGGACCCCGGCCTGACCGAACTCGGCGTCAAGGAAGCCGTCGCCGCTGGCCGCAAGCTGAAGGAACAGGGGCTGACGTTCGACGTCGCCTTCACCTCGGTGCTGACGCGCGCGCAGCACACGCTTGATCTCGCGCTTGAGGAAATGGGTCAGACCGGAATTCCGATCACGCGTCATCTTGCGCTGAACGAGCGCGATTACGGCGATCTGTCTGGCCTCAACAAGGATGACGCCCGCGCCAAGTGGGGCGAGGAGCAGGTGCTGATCTGGCGGAGGTCTTACGATGTGCCGCCTCCGGGTGGCGAAAGCCTCAAGGACACGCTGGCGCGCACGCTTCCCTACTATGTGCAGGAAATCCTGCCGTCGGTGCTGCGCGGCCAGCGCACGCTGGTGGCGGCGCACGGCAATTCGCTCCGTGCGCTGATCATGGTGCTGGAGAAGCTGACGCCGGATCAGATCCTGAAGCGCGAGCTCGGCACCGGCGCGCCGGTGGTCTACCGGCTCAACGCGGATGCCACGGTGGCGTCGGTCGTCGATCTGGCGTGATTCTTTCTTCACCCTCCCCTTGAGGGGGGAGGGTCGGCGCGAACAAAGTGAGCGACGGGGTGGGTGAAGATCGCGGGTGAATTGTTCACCCCATATTCGATGTCGTCCCCGCGAAGGCGGGGACCCATACTCCCTAGGCCATCGTTAAATCGCGATGGTCGAAAGCGACGACTTCAAGCATCGCGATCCAAGGTAAATTTTGGTGGTTATGGGTCCCCGCCTTCGCGGGGACGACGAAGCATATCATTGCCCCGCCGCCTGTCCGCTTTCCCAGCCGAGCATCGCGCGCTTGCGCGTGATGCCCCAGTGATAGCCGGTGAGCGCGCCGCTTTTGCCGATGACGCGATGGCACGGCACCACGAACGAGACCGGATTCCGGCCGACGGCGGCGCCGACGGCGCGTGATGCCTTCGGCGAGGAAATCTTGCACGCGACATCCCCGTACGTTGTGGCGCGGCCCATCGGAATCTTGAGCAGCGTTTCCCAGACCCGCACCTCGAAGTCGGTGCCGATCAGCACCACGCGCAGCGGCTGGTCCGCACGCCACTGCGAGGAATCGAAAATCCGTTTCGCGAACGGCGCGGTCTCGGCAAATGATTCGATATAGGTCGCAAGCGGCCAGCGTCGCTGCATGTCGGCCAGCGCCGGCATTTCCTCGCCCTCATCGGCGAACGCCAGACCGGCAAGGCCGCGCTCGCTGGCGATGACGATCGCCATCCCGAATGGCGAGGGGTGGAAGCCGTAACGCAGCGTCATGCCCTCGCCGCCCTTTTTCCATTCGCCCGGCGACATCGCCTCGTGGGTCACGAACAGATCATGCAGCCGTCCCGGGCCGGAGAGGCCGGAGTCATACGCCGCATCGAGCACGCTGGCGGAATCGCGCAGCAGGCGTTTGGCATGGTCGAGGGTCAGCGCCTGCATGAAGTCCTTCGGCGTCAGCCCGGCCCAGCGTCGGAACAGATGATGCAACTCGTCGGGCGTCAGATGCGCGGCGTCCGCCATCGCCTCGATGGTCGGCTGCGTGCGCCACTGCTCGGAAATGAATCCGATGGCGCGGCGCACCGAATCGTAGTCGCGCAACGCCGCGCCCTGCTTGGACGGTTTTGCGAGCCGCAGATCGGGGAGCATGGATTTCATCGCAGGCATTTTGGCGGTAGTCATCATGGCGGCGTCCGTTATGCGGTGTCCATCATGGTCTAGTGTCCTGAATCCGAAGTTCGCCTCATTCTGCAGCACGCTCCATAGCGAACTTCGGATTC is from Afipia massiliensis and encodes:
- a CDS encoding NADPH-dependent FMN reductase; translation: MAALKILVIPGSLRTGSFNARLAAVVVKELALLDVDVTLISLSDYPLPIYDGDLEVKSGVPANAVNLKRMIGAHHGVFIVSPEYNSSVPPLLKNSIDWVTRVRDRNETFGQVFRERAFAIGAASDGKFGGLRVLMALRQVLALGCGATVVPKQMALSFAGQAFDDMDRLKDPADAELLRGTLRQLIDTSQQMM
- the pyrF gene encoding orotidine-5'-phosphate decarboxylase, coding for MKPTHVESRDRLIVALDLSSVEAAEALIARLGDSVTFYKIGYQLGYAGGLALVPKLAERGKKVFVDLKLHDIGNTVAKGVESIAKLGATFLTVHAYPQTMKAAAEARGSSLKILAVTVLTSYDDDDLHAAGFRFGVSDLVEARALQAQALGIDGLVCSGEEAATVRGIVGAQMALVTPGIRPAGSAVGDQKRIMTPGRAIAAGADYLVVGRPVVEAADPKAAAEAIVAEIVQAGG
- a CDS encoding DUF1330 domain-containing protein, which codes for MPKGYWIARIDVHDLEAYKRDYVAHNGAVFKKYGAKFLVRGGIHEAHEGPARSRNVVIEFKDYETALACYRSPEYADLIAKRAPHSNGEIVIIEGYDGPQP
- a CDS encoding membrane protein: MRLLPAVTAAMLTIATSLMPASAAERIGGDNAFSFVALGDMPYNLPDDTTKFDRLIAAVNALKPAFTLHVGDIKSGALPCSDEVLKTSYDQIQTFEGAVVYTIGDNEWIDCHRTAAGGYNPRERLMKLREMFFATPTKSLGKTPLDVESQALLMPEFSTYVENTRFATNGVMFLTANVPGSNNGFEAHDPEAVTEFFARDKANVAWIDASFAKAKADNAKAAVLFMQAEFNEARFPNGAMPRQSGFTRMLDAIEAGATSFGKPVLLIHGDEHYFSIAPLRNSKGKPIPGVNKLMVYGDTLVHAVRVLVDPDSSHVFGFVPLIVPENGMGK
- the dapB gene encoding 4-hydroxy-tetrahydrodipicolinate reductase, coding for MADMRLIVAGAGGRMGRTLIRAIAETEGVTLAGALEAPGSELLGQDAGVLAGLPANGVELSGDLWTLSKNADGILDFTVPAATIANVAIAAQRGIVHVIGTTGLSASDNAVIKSVTSQAIVVQSGNMSLGVNLLAALVKQVSKSLDEDFDIEILEMHHRQKIDAPSGTAYLLGQAAADGRGIDLAQRSVRSRDGYTGARNPGDIGFATLRGGTATGDHTVIFAGPYERIELAHKSEDRMIFARGALKAAMWAQGKKPGHYSMTDVLGLSSS
- a CDS encoding 2,3-bisphosphoglycerate-dependent phosphoglycerate mutase, which gives rise to MSDRLLVLVRHGQSEWNLKNLFTGWKDPGLTELGVKEAVAAGRKLKEQGLTFDVAFTSVLTRAQHTLDLALEEMGQTGIPITRHLALNERDYGDLSGLNKDDARAKWGEEQVLIWRRSYDVPPPGGESLKDTLARTLPYYVQEILPSVLRGQRTLVAAHGNSLRALIMVLEKLTPDQILKRELGTGAPVVYRLNADATVASVVDLA
- a CDS encoding methylated-DNA--[protein]-cysteine S-methyltransferase, with the translated sequence MMTTAKMPAMKSMLPDLRLAKPSKQGAALRDYDSVRRAIGFISEQWRTQPTIEAMADAAHLTPDELHHLFRRWAGLTPKDFMQALTLDHAKRLLRDSASVLDAAYDSGLSGPGRLHDLFVTHEAMSPGEWKKGGEGMTLRYGFHPSPFGMAIVIASERGLAGLAFADEGEEMPALADMQRRWPLATYIESFAETAPFAKRIFDSSQWRADQPLRVVLIGTDFEVRVWETLLKIPMGRATTYGDVACKISSPKASRAVGAAVGRNPVSFVVPCHRVIGKSGALTGYHWGITRKRAMLGWESGQAAGQ